In a genomic window of Carettochelys insculpta isolate YL-2023 chromosome 19, ASM3395843v1, whole genome shotgun sequence:
- the SDF2 gene encoding stromal cell-derived factor 2, giving the protein MRRWRLPGPRLLIVVLGLGAAVGAGAGSAPGPVTCGSVVKLLNVRHNVRLHSHDVRYGSGSGQQSVTGVSAVDDSNSYWRIRGKTSTVCERGTPVKCGQSIRLTHINTGRNLHSHHFTSPLSGNQEVSAFGEDGEGDYLDDWTVLCSGTYWARDGEVRFKHASTNVLLSVTGEQYGRPIHGQKEVHGMSYSNQNNNWKVMEGIFMKPSELLKTESYHAEL; this is encoded by the exons ATGCGGCGCTGGCGGCTCCCGGGGCCCCGGCTCCTGATTGTGGTGCTGGGCCTGGGCGCGGCGGTGGGGGCGGGAGCGGGATCCGCGCCGGGCCCGGTCACCTGCGGCTCCGTGGTGAAGTTACTCAACGTCCGCCACAACGTGCGGCTCCACTCGCACGACGTGCGCTACGGATCCG GCAGTGGGCAACAGTCAGTGACGGGTGTCTCTGCTGTGGACGACAGTAACAGTTACTGGAGGATTCGGGGAAAGACATCCACAGTCTGTGAGAGGGGGACACCTGTGAAGTGTGGGCAGTCCATCCGGTTGACTCACATCAACACTGGGCGAAACCTGCACAGCCATCATTTCACGTCGCCGCTTTCAGGGAACCAG GAAGTCAGTGCGTTCGGGGAGGACGGTGAGGGAGACTACCTGGATGACTGGACTGTTCTGTGCAGTGGGACCTACTGGGCACGGGATGGTGAGGTGCGGTTCAAACATGCGTCTACTAACGTGCTCCTGTCTGTGACTGGCGAGCAGTACGGACGACCAATCCATGGCCAAAAGGAAGTGCATGGCATGTCCTACTCCAACCAGAACAACAACTGGAAGGTGATGGAGGGGATCTTCATGAAACCCAGCGAGCTGTTGAAGACGGAATCCTATCATGCTGAGTTATGA